In Carya illinoinensis cultivar Pawnee chromosome 7, C.illinoinensisPawnee_v1, whole genome shotgun sequence, the following are encoded in one genomic region:
- the LOC122316994 gene encoding probable serine/threonine-protein kinase PBL21 translates to MGCFSCFSPRRNDVRRIEVENGTRSSTRHSADSSGGGRGKDSYDNDNWKGKGTLNHSKGNSPKCSAARSFTFRELAAATRGFREVNLIGEGGFGRVYKGRLETGQIVAIKQLNHDGIQGFKEFLVEVLMLSLLHHSNLVTLIGYCTDGDQRLLVYEYMPMGCLEDHLFDLDAEKAPLSWNTRIKIAVGAARGLEYLHCKANPPVIYRDLKSANILLDNEFNPKLSDFGLAKLGPVGDNTHVSTRVMGTYGYCAPEYAMSGKLTLKSDIYSLGVVLLELITGRRAIDCSKKQGEQNLVSWSRPFLRDRRKFIQLVDPLLQGCFPVRCLHHAIAITAMCLQEQPTFRPLIGDIVVALEYLYSQTYTSEVHNSRVHSPPPQSSSV, encoded by the exons atgggttGCTTTTCTTGCTTCAGTCCTAGACGAAATGATGTTCGAAGGATCGAAGTTGAGAATGGTACGCGATCCAGTACACGTCATTCTGCTGATTCCTCAG GTGGTGGCAGGGGAAAGGACTCCTATGATAATG ATAATTGGAAAGGGAAAGGTACTTTGAATCATAGCAAGGGCAACAGCCCAAAATGCAGTGCGGCACGCAGTTTTACATTTCGTGAACTAGCAGCAGCCACAAGAGGTTTTAGGGAGGTGAATCTAATCGGTGAAGGGGGTTTTGGAAGGGTTTACAAGGGCCGACTTGAGACGGGCCAG ATCGTTGCAATTAAACAACTTAATCATGATGGCATCCAGGGGTTTAAGGAATTCCTTGTGGAGGTTCTCATGCTAAGCTTGTTACACCATTCTAATCTCGTCACCTTGATTGGCTATTGTACTGATGGAGATCAGAGACTGTTGGTTTACGAGTACATGCCAATGGGTTGTTTGGAAGATCATCTCTTCG ATCTGGACGCTGAGAAAGCACCACTGAGTTGGAATACTAGAATAAAAATTGCTGTTGGTGCAGCTCGGGGCCTTGAGTATCTCCACTGCAAAGCCAATCCCCCTGTTATCTACCGCGACTTGAAATCTGCAAATATCTTGCTGGACAATGAGTTCAATCCAAAGCTCTCGGATTTTGGGCTTGCTAAACTGGGACCTGTTGGTGACAATACTCATGTTTCAACCAGAGTGATGGGAACATATGGGTACTGTGCCCCAGAGTATGCCATGAGTGGCAAGTTGACCCTTAAATCTGATATCTATAGCCTTGGTGTAGTTCTGTTGGAGTTGATCACTGGCCGGAGGGCAATAGACTGTAGTAAGAAGCAGGGAGAGCAGAACCTTGTTTCTTGG TCTCGTCCATTTTTGAGGGACCGAAGGAAATTCATCCAGTTAGTTGATCCTTTATTGCAAGGTTGCTTTCCTGTTCGTTGTTTGCATCATGCAATCGCTATTACTGCAATGTGTCTTCAGGAGCAACCAACATTCCGCCCTCTTATTGGTGATATTGTCGTGGCACTCGAATACTTGTACTCTCAGACTTACACCTCTGAAGTCCATAATAGTCGGGTCCACAGTCCCCCGCCTCAATCATCCTCTGTTTAA
- the LOC122314800 gene encoding probable serine/threonine-protein kinase PIX13 isoform X2 produces the protein MGNCFAAPVSNHHSPGTTKPSSPSEVSRNISKESGRWTSRSNSNATQNGNLVQSNLEETTPQTGRVITPNLKVFTLEELKSATRNFRPATVLGEGGFGRVFKGWVDVNTYAPSKVGSGMAVAVKKSNHDSPQGLKEWMAEVKFLGKFSHPNLVKLLGYCWEDQEYILVYEYMQKGSLENHLFKRAPEPLSWDKRLDIAIGAARGLSFLHTSEKSVIYRDFKTSNILLDGNYNAKLSDFGLAKLGPLNGNSHVTTIVMGTYGYAAPEYVATGHLYVKSDVYGFGVVLLEMLTGLQAYDTNRASGEHNLVQWTRPSMSDKKKLKKKMDPRLREHYPLEGAFQAAQLILKCLESDPKNRPSMEEVLEELMKISAIKMTAKETKASAKHGANRRQEVTNANHRRPPIHHDSHHGNRSPIHQRHGAIGSGVGAYRH, from the exons ATGGGAAACTGCTTTGCAGCTCCGGTGAGTAACCACCATAGCCCAGGCACCACCAAACCTTCTAGCCCATCTG AAGTATCAAGAAACATTAGCAAAGAAAGTGGGCGATGGACATCACGAAGCAACAGCAATGCTACCCAAAATGGAAACCTCGTTCAAAGCAACTTGGAGGAAACGACGCCTCAGACCGGAAGGGTCATAACCCCGAATCTGAAAGTGTTCACTCTTGAGGAGCTAAAGAGTGCGACACGAAATTTCAGACCGGCTACGGTGCTGGGCGAGGGAGGTTTCGGAAGAGTTTTCAAAGGTTGGGTGGACGTGAACACGTACGCGCCATCCAAGGTCGGCTCTGGCATGGCTGTTGCCGTCAAGAAATCGAACCACGACAGCCCCCAGGGGTTGAAAGAATGGATG GcggaggtgaaattcttggggAAGTTTTCCCATCCGAACCTAGTCAAGCTCCTGGGGTACTGTTGGGAAGACCAGGAGTACATTCTTGTCTACGAATATATGCAGAAGGGAAGCTTGGAAAACCACCTTTTCAAAA GAGCTCCAGAACCACTTTCATGGGATAAAAGGCTTGACATAGCCATAGGAGCGGCTCGGGGGCTGTCTTTTCTGCACACATCAGAGAAATCTGTCATCTATCGCGATTTTAAGACATCCAATATACTGCTGGATGGG AACTACAACGCAAAGCTTTCGGATTTTGGGCTGGCAAAGTTGGGCCCGTTAAATGGCAACTCGCACGTGACAACGATTGTCATGGGCACTTATGGCTATGCAGCTCCTGAATATGTTGCTACCG GTCATTTGTACGTAAAAAGTGATGTCTATGGATTTGGGGTCGTATTGCTAGAAATGCTGACAGGCTTACAAGCATACGACACAAATAGGGCCAGTGGCGAGCACAACTTAGTGCAATGGACTAGACCCTCTATGTCCGACAAAAAGaagctcaagaaaaaaatggaCCCAAGGCTACGTGAACATTACCCACTAGAAGGTGCATTCCAAGCAGCTCAATTGATACTAAAATGTCTCGAATCAGACCCCAAAAATCGTCCATCCATGGAAGAAGTATTAGAAGAGTTAATGAAGATAAGTGCAATTAAAATGACAGCGAAGGAAACAAAAGCCAGTGCAAAGCATGGTGCCAATAGACGCCAAGAGGTAACAAATGCCAACCATCGTCGGCCTCCCATTCACCATGACTCCCACCATGGCAATCGGTCTCCCATTCACCAGAGGCACGGTGCTATTGGCAGCGGAGTTGGAGCTTATCGTCACTAG
- the LOC122314800 gene encoding probable serine/threonine-protein kinase PIX13 isoform X1: protein MGNCFAAPVSNHHSPGTTKPSSPSEVSRNISKESGRWTSRSNSNATQNGNLVQSNLEETTPQTGRVITPNLKVFTLEELKSATRNFRPATVLGEGGFGRVFKGWVDVNTYAPSKVGSGMAVAVKKSNHDSPQGLKEWMAEVKFLGKFSHPNLVKLLGYCWEDQEYILVYEYMQKGSLENHLFKKGAPEPLSWDKRLDIAIGAARGLSFLHTSEKSVIYRDFKTSNILLDGNYNAKLSDFGLAKLGPLNGNSHVTTIVMGTYGYAAPEYVATGHLYVKSDVYGFGVVLLEMLTGLQAYDTNRASGEHNLVQWTRPSMSDKKKLKKKMDPRLREHYPLEGAFQAAQLILKCLESDPKNRPSMEEVLEELMKISAIKMTAKETKASAKHGANRRQEVTNANHRRPPIHHDSHHGNRSPIHQRHGAIGSGVGAYRH from the exons ATGGGAAACTGCTTTGCAGCTCCGGTGAGTAACCACCATAGCCCAGGCACCACCAAACCTTCTAGCCCATCTG AAGTATCAAGAAACATTAGCAAAGAAAGTGGGCGATGGACATCACGAAGCAACAGCAATGCTACCCAAAATGGAAACCTCGTTCAAAGCAACTTGGAGGAAACGACGCCTCAGACCGGAAGGGTCATAACCCCGAATCTGAAAGTGTTCACTCTTGAGGAGCTAAAGAGTGCGACACGAAATTTCAGACCGGCTACGGTGCTGGGCGAGGGAGGTTTCGGAAGAGTTTTCAAAGGTTGGGTGGACGTGAACACGTACGCGCCATCCAAGGTCGGCTCTGGCATGGCTGTTGCCGTCAAGAAATCGAACCACGACAGCCCCCAGGGGTTGAAAGAATGGATG GcggaggtgaaattcttggggAAGTTTTCCCATCCGAACCTAGTCAAGCTCCTGGGGTACTGTTGGGAAGACCAGGAGTACATTCTTGTCTACGAATATATGCAGAAGGGAAGCTTGGAAAACCACCTTTTCAAAA AAGGAGCTCCAGAACCACTTTCATGGGATAAAAGGCTTGACATAGCCATAGGAGCGGCTCGGGGGCTGTCTTTTCTGCACACATCAGAGAAATCTGTCATCTATCGCGATTTTAAGACATCCAATATACTGCTGGATGGG AACTACAACGCAAAGCTTTCGGATTTTGGGCTGGCAAAGTTGGGCCCGTTAAATGGCAACTCGCACGTGACAACGATTGTCATGGGCACTTATGGCTATGCAGCTCCTGAATATGTTGCTACCG GTCATTTGTACGTAAAAAGTGATGTCTATGGATTTGGGGTCGTATTGCTAGAAATGCTGACAGGCTTACAAGCATACGACACAAATAGGGCCAGTGGCGAGCACAACTTAGTGCAATGGACTAGACCCTCTATGTCCGACAAAAAGaagctcaagaaaaaaatggaCCCAAGGCTACGTGAACATTACCCACTAGAAGGTGCATTCCAAGCAGCTCAATTGATACTAAAATGTCTCGAATCAGACCCCAAAAATCGTCCATCCATGGAAGAAGTATTAGAAGAGTTAATGAAGATAAGTGCAATTAAAATGACAGCGAAGGAAACAAAAGCCAGTGCAAAGCATGGTGCCAATAGACGCCAAGAGGTAACAAATGCCAACCATCGTCGGCCTCCCATTCACCATGACTCCCACCATGGCAATCGGTCTCCCATTCACCAGAGGCACGGTGCTATTGGCAGCGGAGTTGGAGCTTATCGTCACTAG